From a region of the Lactuca sativa cultivar Salinas chromosome 4, Lsat_Salinas_v11, whole genome shotgun sequence genome:
- the LOC111878515 gene encoding probable mannitol dehydrogenase: MGSKSPETEHPVKALGYAARDTSGVLSPINFSRRETGDEDVRFKVLYCGVCHSDLHSVRNEWHNAKYPMIPGHEIVGVVTEVGSKVKKVKVGDKVGVGCMVGCCHSCDQCGADQEQYCPKMVQTYNDSSMVTYGGYSDHMVANEHFIVTWPKDYPLDGGAPLLCAGITVYSPIRYYGLDKPGMHVGVVGLGGLGHVAVKFLKALGVKVTVISTSPEKKEEAINTFGADSFLVSRDQAQMQSGVGSMDGIIDTVSADHPLVPLIALLKPNGKLVLVGGPTKPYELPAFPLLFGRKMVGGSLIGGIKETQEMIEFAAKHNITAAIELIPIEYINTAMERLAKTDVRYRFVIDIGTYKVVSKIGRREEISFENKRNKKINF, from the exons ATGGGGAGTAAATCACCTGAGACGGAACACCCTGTTAAGGCCTTGGGCTACGCCGCTAGAGACACTTCTGGCGTACTCTCCCCCATCAACTTCTCCCGGag GGAAACAGGGGATGAAGACGTGAGGTTCAAAGTGTTGTACTGTGGAGTCTGTCACTCTGATCTTCACTCTGTCAGAAATGAATGGCACAACGCCAAGTATCCCATGATCCCTGG ACATGAGATTGTGGGTGTGGTGACTGAAGTGGGTAGCAAGGTCAAAAAAGTCAAAGTAGGAGACAAAGTCGGGGTGGGTTGTATGGTCGGGTGTTGCCATTCATGCGATCAATGTGGTGCAGATCAAGAGCAATACTGCCCAAAAATGGTACAAACCTACAATGACTCTTCTATGGTAACCTACGGTGGTTACTCCGACCACATGGTAGCCAACGAACACTTCATCGTCACATGGCCTAAAGACTACCCACTTGATGGTGGTGCGCCTCTGCTGTGTGCTGGAATCACTGTTTACAGCCCAATTCGATATTATGGGCTCGATAAGCCTGGGATGCATGTTGGTGTGGTTGGGCTTGGTGGGTTGGGTCATGTTGCTGTTAAGTTTCTTAAAGCTCTTGGTGTTAAGGTTACTGTGATCAGCacaagtcccgagaaaaaggaagAAGCCATTAATACTTTTGGTGCTGATTCTTTCTTGGTGAGTCGTGATCAAGCCCAGATGCAGAGTGGAGTGGGTTCTATGGATGGAATTATTGACACTGTTTCTGCTGATCATCCTCTTGTGCCTTTGATTGCTCTGTTAAAGCCTAATGGTAAACTGGTTTTGGTTGGTGGTCCAACCAAGCCGTATGAGCTACCTGCTTTCCCTTTGCTTTTTG GTAGGAAGATGGTGGGAGGAAGTTTGATAGGGGGGATAAAAGAGACACAGGAGATGATTGAATTTGCAGCAAAACATAATATAACGGCAGCGATTGAACTCATTCCCATTGAATATATCAACACTGCAATGGAGCGTCTTGCAAAAACTGATGTCCGTTATCGCTTTGTTATCGATATTG GTACATACAAAGTAGTTTCGAAAATCGGAAGGCGCGAAGAAATCAGTTTCGAAAATAAGAGGAACaagaaaatcaatttctaa
- the LOC111878469 gene encoding uncharacterized protein LOC111878469, translating into MEDLELLKYFDWDDDDEFISTFFNVMQHIHDEENLDVARTRAVVNHDRQAAHDLLVCDYFADNYDYNDDSFERCFRLNKAIFLHISNALEACYDFLKQNPDVRGRMGFSRIQKCADALGYLGYGMTFDASDEYLKISERNAVDCVDWFCACVYEVFHQQYLRKPTPRDIERLYSAHEERHGFPGSNNDINVLGQSLLFNDLWTGKAPDMTFTVNEHLYKYSYYLCDGIYPNYSTLMKAYLVP; encoded by the exons ATGGAGGATTTGGAATTATTGAAATATTTTGACTGGGATGATGACGATGAATTCATCTCTACCTTCTTCAATGTTATGCAACACATTCACGATGAAGAAAATTTAGATGTTGCTCGTACAAGGGCGGTCGTGAATCATGATCGCCAAGCCGCACACGACTTATTGGTATGTGATTACTTTGCTGATAATTATGATTACAATGATGACTCGTTTGAACGTTGTTTCCGTCTTAATAAGGCTATATTTTTACATATTAGTAATGCTTTAGAAGCCtgttatgattttttaaaacaaaacccCGATGTTAGAGGAAGAATGGGTTTTAGTAGAATACAAAAGTGTGCAGATGCGCTTGGATATTTGGGATACGGTATGACATTTGATGCATCCGACGAATACTTGAAAATATCTGAGAGGAACGCAGTTGATTGTGTAGATTGGTTTTGTGCATGTGTGTATGAAGTTTTTCACCAACAATATTTGCGTAAACCTACTCCCCGAGATATTGAGAGATTATATTCGGCTCATGAAGAGAGGCATGGATTTCCAG GGTCTAACAACGACATTAACGTTCTTGGCCAGTCTCTACTTTTCAACGATCTTTGGACCGGCAAAGCACCTGATATGACGTTCACGGTGAACGAACATTTGTACAAATACAGTTACTACCTTTGTGATGGGATATACCCAAATTATTCTACACTTATGAAGGCATATTTGGTTCCTTGA